The following proteins come from a genomic window of Synechococcus sp. UW69:
- the recR gene encoding recombination mediator RecR: protein MARLIDQFERLPGIGPRTAQRLALHLLNQPEEQIHQFADALLAARTQVGQCQICFHLSAEPECEICRNPERRNGVICVVADSRDLLALERTREFQGRYHVLGGLISPMDGIGPELLHVTALVQRISKEEITEVILALTPSVEGDTTSLYLARLLKPFCPVSRIAYGLPMGSELEYADEVTLSRALEGRRPVD from the coding sequence TTGGCCCGACTGATTGATCAGTTCGAGCGTCTGCCAGGCATCGGTCCGCGCACGGCCCAGAGGCTTGCTCTGCATCTGCTGAATCAGCCCGAGGAGCAGATTCACCAGTTTGCGGATGCCCTCTTAGCGGCCCGCACCCAGGTGGGCCAGTGCCAGATCTGCTTTCACCTCTCCGCTGAGCCGGAGTGTGAGATTTGCCGTAACCCGGAGCGCCGCAATGGGGTGATCTGCGTGGTGGCCGATTCCCGGGATCTTCTGGCGTTGGAGCGCACCCGCGAATTTCAAGGGCGCTATCACGTGCTCGGTGGATTGATTTCGCCGATGGATGGCATTGGTCCGGAGCTTCTTCATGTGACGGCACTGGTGCAGCGGATCAGCAAGGAGGAGATCACCGAGGTGATCCTGGCCCTTACCCCAAGTGTTGAAGGGGATACCACCAGCTTGTATCTGGCACGGTTGTTGAAGCCCTTCTGTCCGGTGAGCCGAATCGCCTACGGCTTGCCGATGGGGAGTGAACTCGAATACGCCGATGAGGTCACCCTGAGCCGAGCCTTGGAGGGGCGCCGGCCGGTTGATTGA